CCCGCCTCTTCCAGTTCGGAAAATCACAAATCAAAACTGTAGGAATTATTTCCGGAGGAGCCGGTGAAGATGTGGATCAGGCTGCTGAACTCGGTTTAGACTGTTACATTACCGGTGAGTTCGCTCATGAGCAATATCATCCTGCAGAAGAATTTGGTATCAATGTAATTGCCGGAGGCCATTACGGCACCGAAACTATGGGAGTTTCCCTGCTTAAAGAAAAAATAGAAAAGGAGTTAGGTCTTCGCACGTTATTTATTGACCTGCCGACAGATTTATAAGTATATTTTTAATATGAATAAAGAATTAAAATCAAAACTGCTGCCAATTTCACTTGCAGTTCTAGTAGTTATCCTTGATCAGGTTACAAAAATCCTTGTAATGAAAAATATTCCGCTTTATACAATAGGCGCACAGTTTTTTGGAGATTTTCTGAGAATCATTCACGTAGCAAATACAGGAGTTGCGTTTAGTGTAGGTGCAACCTGGTCTGATACTTTGCGCCGTTTACTGTTTTCTCTTATTCCTCTTATCGTAATTGGTATTGTTGTTGGAATTTACTTTAAGAATAATACCTGGACTAAGGTTCAGCGCTGGGCAATTATGGGTATTGTCGGTGGAGGTCTTGGAAATCTTATTGACCGCTTTTTCCGTGCCGAAGGTGTTGTAGACTTTATCGATGTTAAATTCTATGGACTTTTTGGTCTTGAACGATGGCCAACCTTTAATGTTGCAGACGCAGCAGTTGTTGTCTGTGGTATTATTCTGATTGTTTCATTTATCATTACTTATATAAAAGAATCTAAAGAACAGAAATCTCAGGAATCTGAGAATAAATAAAAAAAGAGGTATTCACATGGACATGACTGATGAAGAAAAAGCGGAGAGACTTGAACGTCAGAAAAAGGAACTTGAACTTCGTGCTAAAAAACGCAATTCAAGACTTTTCCTGTTTTTCGGTAGTATCTTTGAAATCGTAGAAACTCTCGCTGTAATTCTGCTGCTTTTTGTATTTTTCTCTTTCCTGATTTTCAAAGTTTTTACTCTTCCAGAAGCTACTGCACGCACTGTTTTCCAGTTCAGTACTATCGTTAGCTTTATCGGTGGTCTTTTCCTTGGCTTTATGATTTATAAAACTTGTGCAAACTTTGTAATCGAAAAGTTTAATCTTACTGATAAACTTTCAAATGAAGTTCTTGGACATTATTCAAAGCGCGCTCGCGCTGCAGAAAAAGAGGCATTAAAAAAATGATTGGAATTATTGGAGCAATGGACAGCGAGGTTGAAACTCTTTTTGCCCGCATGTCTGCAAAAGAAAAAGTTAATATCAACAATCTGATTTTCTACAAAGGAAAATTATATAACAAAGATGTTGTTATCGTAAAATGTGGTATTGGAAAAGTAAACGCTGCTTTATGTACACAGCTTTTAATACTGAATTTTAAAGTTTCAAAAATTATCAATACTGGTATTGCGGGAGCTACTGGTACTGGTCTTAATATTTATGATTTTGTAGTTTCAACAGAAGCAGTTTATCATGATTTTGATACTGTGTTCTTTGGCTATAAACTTGGACAGGTTCCAGGAATGCCGGAAGCTTTCGTTGCAGATCCAGCTCTTGTAAATGCAGCAGTTTCTGCTTTTGAACATACAGATTTTTCTAATAAGTTGAAAATAGCAAAAGGCCGCATTGCTTCTGGTGATCAGTTTATTTCCGGTGGTGAAAAGAAAAACTTTATCATTTCTAACTTCCATCCTCAGTGTGTTGAAATGGAAGGTTGTGCAATTGCACACGCATGCTATGCAAACAAAGTTCCTTTTGTAATCATTAGATGTATGTCTGATACTGCTGACGAAACTGTAAAAGAAACATATTCGGAAGAAACAGCATCACGTCTTAGCAGCACTTTCCTTCTGGAAGTAATTAAAGAAATATAAATTAAAGTAATAAACGGACACGTCAAGGCACGCTTCGCTTAAAGCCTTGACATGTCCGTTTATCGGTTTTTTTAAGGAGGTTAAACCCGCTATGGAAGTTGTTCAGAGTTTTACTATTGATCATACACATTTGAAACCTGGTATCTACATTTCTCGCGAAGACAAAGGTTTTACAACTTATGATCTTCGTATCACAGAACCTAATAAAGAACCTGCAATGGGACCTGGAGCAATCCACAGTCTTGAGCATCTTATGGCTACCTGGTTCAGAAATTCTGAAGTAAAGGATGACGTAGTTTACGTTGGTCCTATGGGCTGTCTCACAGGTATGTATATCATCATGATTGGAAAATACTCTGTAGAAGATATGCGTCAGCTTACAATCCGCTGTCTTGAATGGATTCTTACTCAGAATGAAGTTCCTGCGACACGTCCTGAAGCCTGCGGAAATTATCTTCTCCATGATCTTCCTATGTGTAAGTGGGAAAGCAAACGCTATCTTGACCGTTTGAAGAATGATTTCCATTGTGAATATACAAAGCTTGAAGTAAAGCTTGATGATGGAAAAGTTTTTGCAGACGCATAAGGTAAACTGACAGAATATTAAATGAACATTCTGAACAAATTAAAAGAAACAGCAGTTTCGGTTCTGCCGGTTATGGCAATCGTGCTGTTTCTTGGATTAACCTTTGTTCCTCTTGATAAGTATCTGCTCGCACGCTTTGTCGTTGGCGGGCTTTTGCTTATTATTGGCCTTACAATTTTTCTTCTTGGTGTAGACCTTGGTATTCAGCCGATGGGCGAAAGAACTGGTTCTGCACTGACAAAAAAACGTTCTCTCCTGCTTCTGCTTTTTGTAGCTTTCATAATCGGATTTATTGTAACTGCTGCGGAACCTGATATTCAGGTTTTTGGTGACCAGGTACGGGGTATTTTTCCTGTCGTAAATAAAACAGCTATCACCTTTGTAATTGCAGGCGGAGTTGGTCTTTTTATAATGCTGGGACTCTTGCGCACTGTTTTGAATCTTTCCCTTAAATGGACTTTCTTCATTGCATACTCAGTACTTTTCATAATTTCTATTTTTGCACCTGAAAGCTTTTTTGGAATTGCCTTTGATTCTGGCGGAGCAACAACAGGTCCTATGACTGTACCTTTTATTATGGCACTGGGTATTGGTGTTTCCAGTGTCCGCGATGATAATGACAACAGTTTTGGTCTTACAGGAGTTTGTTCCATCGGACCAGTTATGGCAGTTTTGATTTATGCGATATTATTGAAAGGGCCTATAGTTAATGGTCCACTGACTGGAGCCGAAAGTGCTGCAGTATCTAACGCAGTATCAGAAAACTTTGCCCAAATCGCTG
The Treponema bryantii DNA segment above includes these coding regions:
- the lspA gene encoding signal peptidase II, giving the protein MNKELKSKLLPISLAVLVVILDQVTKILVMKNIPLYTIGAQFFGDFLRIIHVANTGVAFSVGATWSDTLRRLLFSLIPLIVIGIVVGIYFKNNTWTKVQRWAIMGIVGGGLGNLIDRFFRAEGVVDFIDVKFYGLFGLERWPTFNVADAAVVVCGIILIVSFIITYIKESKEQKSQESENK
- a CDS encoding 5'-methylthioadenosine/adenosylhomocysteine nucleosidase, producing MIGIIGAMDSEVETLFARMSAKEKVNINNLIFYKGKLYNKDVVIVKCGIGKVNAALCTQLLILNFKVSKIINTGIAGATGTGLNIYDFVVSTEAVYHDFDTVFFGYKLGQVPGMPEAFVADPALVNAAVSAFEHTDFSNKLKIAKGRIASGDQFISGGEKKNFIISNFHPQCVEMEGCAIAHACYANKVPFVIIRCMSDTADETVKETYSEETASRLSSTFLLEVIKEI
- a CDS encoding S-ribosylhomocysteine lyase yields the protein MEVVQSFTIDHTHLKPGIYISREDKGFTTYDLRITEPNKEPAMGPGAIHSLEHLMATWFRNSEVKDDVVYVGPMGCLTGMYIIMIGKYSVEDMRQLTIRCLEWILTQNEVPATRPEACGNYLLHDLPMCKWESKRYLDRLKNDFHCEYTKLEVKLDDGKVFADA
- a CDS encoding DUF1538 domain-containing protein — its product is MNILNKLKETAVSVLPVMAIVLFLGLTFVPLDKYLLARFVVGGLLLIIGLTIFLLGVDLGIQPMGERTGSALTKKRSLLLLLFVAFIIGFIVTAAEPDIQVFGDQVRGIFPVVNKTAITFVIAGGVGLFIMLGLLRTVLNLSLKWTFFIAYSVLFIISIFAPESFFGIAFDSGGATTGPMTVPFIMALGIGVSSVRDDNDNSFGLTGVCSIGPVMAVLIYAILLKGPIVNGPLTGAESAAVSNAVSENFAQIAAHVFRESLISIAPLFALFIIFQISLLKMTKRQVIRIIIGFIYAFIGLTIFLIGVKGGFSQAGAELGEKLGSLAVENGGAWYVLLIFTGLLLGAIIVCAEPAVWVLSEQVENVSGGTIKRKVLLIFLSVGTAIAIALAMLRAVTGFNLKYVIIPGYIIAMTLMIFCPSLFSGIAFDSGGVASGPLTSTFVLSFTLGAASSGKGGNDSFGVIALVAMMPLLAIQLMGIIYKLKQGGKK